Below is a genomic region from Sutterella megalosphaeroides.
CAGGGTTCGTTCGTTTCGAAGGAACACGCATCATGTCGATGGAAACGCCGTTGAAGTCTCAGGAAAACGCGCCGTCCGCCCGCCGGACGGCTCTCGTCGTCGGTCTCGGTGCCTCGGGACTCGCCGCAATCGAATACCTCGTTCGCCGCGGTTGGTCCGTGCGGGCGGCCGACACGCGCGAAGCGCCCGCGGGCGCGAAGACCGCGGCGGAACGCTTCCCCGGGGTCGACGTGCGTACGGGCGGGCTCCCGGAAAGTCTCCTTGACGGGGCGGAGCTCGTCGTCATGTCCCCGGGGCTCTCGCCCGACTACGGGGCGGCCGCGCCCCTCGTTGCGCGGGCGCGCGCCTGCGGGATCGAGGTGATCGGCGAGATCGAATGCTTCGCGCGCGAACTCGCGCGCCTCAAGGCCGAAACGGGCTACGCCCCGAAGGTGGTGGGGATCACGGGGACGAACGGCAAAACGACGACGACCGTACTCACGACGAAGATGCTCGAAGCGGCGGGACTCTCCGCCCGAGCCGCGGGCAACATCGGCCCGAACGCCGTCCTCGAACTTCTGAAGGCCGAGGACGCGGGGGAACTGCCCGACGCGTGGGTGCTCGAACTGTCGAGCTTCCAACTCGCGACCACCTCGAACCTCAAGTGCGACGCGGCGGCGCTTCTCAACGTGACCGAAGACCACCTCGACTGGCACGGCTCGATGGCGGCCTATGCCGAGGCGAAGCGCCGCATCTTTTCCGAAGATACGGTGCGTGTTTTGAATCGCGACGACAAGCTCTCAGTCGCGTCCGCCGACGGGATCGACCCGAAGCGCGTTCGCACCTTCGGGCAGGGCTCGCCCGGCCGTCCCGGCGAATCGGGCCTGATGCACGTCGACGGCCTCGTGTGGCTTGCGTACGTTCCGAGTCTGCCTGCGACGACGCCTGCGAGCGCCGCGGCCCGACGTCTCGCGGGGGAAGAAACCCCCGCGGCCGAAGCGCTCCTTCCCGAAGGGGCCCTCAAAATTCAGGGGCGCCACAACGCGATGAACGCCTTGGCGGCGCTGGCGCTCGTTGAGGCGGTCGGCGCGTCGCTTGCGGGCCCTTTGCGCGTTCTCGAAACCTACTCGGGCGAGCCGCACCGCGTCGAACACGTGATGACCGTCGACGGGGTCGACTTCATCGACGACTCCAAGGGCACGAACGTGGGCGCCGTGATCGCGGCCGTCTCGGGCTTTGCCGCCCAGGGGCGGCGTGTTCTCATCGTCCTCGGCGGGGACGGGAAGGGGCAGGACTTCGCGCCGCTCGGCAAAGCGCTCTCGGGTGCTGCGGCCTGCGCCGCGCTGATCGGGCGCGACGCCGAGGCGATCGGAAAGGTGTTGGTCGACGTCCCGCACGTACGCTCGGCGACGCTCGAAGAGGCGGTCGAGGTGCTGTGGGCCCGCCGCCGTCCGGGCGACGTGCTGCTCCTCTCGCCCGCTTGCGCGTCGTGGGACATGTTCCGCGACTACGCCGAACGAAGCCGCCGTTTCATTGAAGCGGCCGAGCGCATTCGTGCTCGTGAAGAAGCCGACTCCGCCGGGGGAAGCGCGTCGTGAAAAAGACCCTGGCCTCGATTCATCCTCTGAAGTCGCGTGCGACGAACGACTGGTCGCTCTACGACAACACGCCCGTCGGGCCCAACTGGGACGTCCTCGTCTGCGTGGTGGCGCTCCTTGCGATCGGCGCCGTCATGGTCTTTTCCGCGACGACCGCATTTGCCGAGAGCCCCCGCTTCAGCGTCGAGAGCACGACCTACCTCGTGCGACACCTCTCAAGCATCGCCTTTGCGACGGTGTGTGCGCTCGTCGTCTATCGGATTCCGATGAGCTTCTGGTTTCGCTGGTCGGTGCCGATCGGCGTTCTGGCCGTGCTCGTACTCGTCGCGGTCTTCATTCCGGGGTTCGGCAAGTCCGTGAATGGCGCCCGCCGCTGGATCACGCTCGGCTTCATGAACCTGCAGGTGTCCGAAATGGTGAAGGTGGCCGCGCTCATCTTCACGGCCGCCTTTACGGTGAAGAAACAGGACTACATGCACTCGTTTCTGTCGGGCTTTTTCCCGATGGCCGCGGTGATGATGCTTCTTTCCTTCCTCCTCATTCAGCAGCCCGACCTGGGTGCGACCGTCGTGATCGCCGCGGAGATCATGGGGATCCTCTTTCTCGGAGGACTCTCGATCAACATCTTCCTCGCGGTGCTCGTGATCGTGTGCACGTTCGTCGGGTGGATGATCTACGCAACGCCCTGGCGACTCGGGCGCTTTCTTGCGTACCTCGACCCGTGGTCGGAAGAGTACGTGCTCGGGCAGGCCTATCAGCTCTCGCACTCGCTCATCGCCTTCGGGCGCGGGGAACTCTTCGGGGTCGGGCTCGGCGGCTCGGTGGAAAAACTCAATTACCTTCCCGAGGCCCATACGGACTTCATCATGGCGGTGATCGCCGAAGAGACGGGCTTTGTTGGTGTTATCCTCGTTCTTTTCCTTTTTTACTGGCTCATCCGGCGGGCGTTCGAAATCGGACGACAGTCGATCAAGCTCGAACGCGCCTTCCAAGGGCTTCTCGCTCAGGGCGTCGGTCTCTGGTTCGGCGTGCAGGTGATCATCAACATCGGGGTCGCCTCGGGCGCCTTCCCGACGAAGGGGCTGACGCTGCCCTTCGTGAGCTTCGGAGGGTCGGCCCTCTTGTCGGGGCTCGTCGCCGTGGCGCTCCTCTTGCGGGTGGACAAGGAAAACAAGATTTTGATGCGCGGAGGTCAGGTGTGACGAACACGAAGCAGAAACATTTGGTGATTGCCGCTGCCGGTACGGGCGGCCATGTCATGCCGGGCCTTGCCGTCGCAAAGGTGATGCGCGAGCGCGGTTGGAGCGTCTCCTGGATCGGTACGACGACCGGGATGGAAGCCGAACTCGTCGCGCGTCATGACATCTCCTTTGCGGGGCTCAATTTTCAAGGCGTGCGAGGGAAGGGCCTCCTGGGCGCCCTCAAAGGGGGCATGAAGCTTCTCGGCG
It encodes:
- the murD gene encoding UDP-N-acetylmuramoyl-L-alanine--D-glutamate ligase, coding for MSMETPLKSQENAPSARRTALVVGLGASGLAAIEYLVRRGWSVRAADTREAPAGAKTAAERFPGVDVRTGGLPESLLDGAELVVMSPGLSPDYGAAAPLVARARACGIEVIGEIECFARELARLKAETGYAPKVVGITGTNGKTTTTVLTTKMLEAAGLSARAAGNIGPNAVLELLKAEDAGELPDAWVLELSSFQLATTSNLKCDAAALLNVTEDHLDWHGSMAAYAEAKRRIFSEDTVRVLNRDDKLSVASADGIDPKRVRTFGQGSPGRPGESGLMHVDGLVWLAYVPSLPATTPASAAARRLAGEETPAAEALLPEGALKIQGRHNAMNALAALALVEAVGASLAGPLRVLETYSGEPHRVEHVMTVDGVDFIDDSKGTNVGAVIAAVSGFAAQGRRVLIVLGGDGKGQDFAPLGKALSGAAACAALIGRDAEAIGKVLVDVPHVRSATLEEAVEVLWARRRPGDVLLLSPACASWDMFRDYAERSRRFIEAAERIRAREEADSAGGSAS
- the ftsW gene encoding putative lipid II flippase FtsW, which translates into the protein MKKTLASIHPLKSRATNDWSLYDNTPVGPNWDVLVCVVALLAIGAVMVFSATTAFAESPRFSVESTTYLVRHLSSIAFATVCALVVYRIPMSFWFRWSVPIGVLAVLVLVAVFIPGFGKSVNGARRWITLGFMNLQVSEMVKVAALIFTAAFTVKKQDYMHSFLSGFFPMAAVMMLLSFLLIQQPDLGATVVIAAEIMGILFLGGLSINIFLAVLVIVCTFVGWMIYATPWRLGRFLAYLDPWSEEYVLGQAYQLSHSLIAFGRGELFGVGLGGSVEKLNYLPEAHTDFIMAVIAEETGFVGVILVLFLFYWLIRRAFEIGRQSIKLERAFQGLLAQGVGLWFGVQVIINIGVASGAFPTKGLTLPFVSFGGSALLSGLVAVALLLRVDKENKILMRGGQV